Proteins encoded within one genomic window of Bradyrhizobium sp. 186:
- the cysD gene encoding sulfate adenylyltransferase subunit CysD yields the protein MDHLDQLEAQSIYIFREAFARLKKIALLWSLGKDSNVMIWLARKAFFGRLPFPALHVDTGKKFPEMYRFRDHYGKEWELDLRVEPCPPIDAVDPTLPPAARSAARKTEGLKMALAKFGFDGLIAGIRRDEEATRAKERVFSPRGLEGNWDVRDQPPEFWDHFNASPPQGAHLRIHPILHWTEADIWAYTKRENIPIIPLYLSQNGKRYRSLGDQDITNPVNSTASNIDEILIELEQTKVPERAGRALDHETEDAFERLRVAGYL from the coding sequence ATGGATCATCTCGACCAGCTCGAGGCGCAGAGCATCTACATCTTCCGCGAGGCCTTTGCCCGCCTGAAGAAGATCGCCCTGCTGTGGTCGCTCGGCAAGGACTCCAACGTCATGATCTGGTTGGCGCGCAAGGCGTTCTTCGGCCGATTGCCGTTCCCCGCCCTCCATGTCGACACCGGCAAGAAGTTTCCGGAGATGTATCGTTTCCGCGACCACTACGGGAAGGAATGGGAGCTCGACCTGCGCGTCGAACCCTGCCCGCCGATCGATGCCGTGGACCCAACGCTTCCCCCGGCCGCCCGTTCCGCCGCGCGCAAGACCGAAGGTCTGAAGATGGCGCTCGCCAAATTCGGCTTTGACGGCCTGATCGCCGGCATCCGCCGCGACGAAGAGGCGACGCGCGCCAAGGAGCGCGTGTTTTCGCCACGCGGACTCGAAGGCAATTGGGACGTGCGCGACCAGCCGCCGGAGTTTTGGGACCATTTCAACGCGTCGCCGCCGCAGGGCGCCCATTTGCGCATCCACCCGATCCTGCATTGGACCGAGGCCGATATCTGGGCCTACACCAAGCGCGAGAACATCCCGATCATCCCGCTTTATCTATCTCAAAACGGCAAGCGCTACCGCTCGCTGGGCGATCAGGACATCACCAACCCGGTGAATTCGACCGCGTCGAACATCGACGAGATCCTGATCGAGCTCGAACAGACCAAGGTGCCGGAGCGTGCGGGCCGCGCGCTCGACCACGAGACCGAGGACGCCTTCGAGCGCCTGCGCGTCGCCGGCTATCTCTGA
- the cysG gene encoding siroheme synthase CysG, whose protein sequence is MRFLPVFLDLTAGPVVLIGAGELLRAKLRVLAAAGARIRVHAIDRDQELGGLGTDDAARVEFADSDPLTADLAGVIAIVCAGAGDIGVAMSVRAKALGLPVNVMDDLEHSSFIFPAIVDRGDVVVAVGTGGTSPVVARRVREKIEALLPSRIGELAEFIGGFRKSINERITEFPLRRRFWERVIDGSIGASVLAGRKSEAEAALKQISDPSAFARAGKPEGSVALVGAGPGDPDLLTIKALRALQDADIVFHDELVSPEILDRIRRDTTRVPVGRRVGKPGIGQDAINRRMIEAARAGQRVVRLKGGDPFVFGRGGEEIEALRAAGVAYSIIPGITAGLGGAADFEVPLTYRHEATRITFLTAHKARDAETVDWSTLTDTKMTVVVYMGMTAAPAVRAGLFAAGRSPETPVGVFARVTRPDAQGAIGMLRDLPELVRRTNGGPAILIIGDVVRHAGSLRRETAEKTPKQIISDLLDAAE, encoded by the coding sequence ATGCGGTTCCTGCCGGTGTTCCTCGATCTCACGGCCGGTCCGGTGGTCCTCATCGGCGCGGGCGAGCTTTTGCGCGCCAAGCTGCGCGTGCTCGCCGCCGCCGGGGCGCGCATTCGCGTGCATGCGATCGACCGAGATCAGGAGCTTGGCGGACTCGGCACTGATGATGCTGCCCGTGTCGAATTCGCCGATAGCGATCCGCTGACCGCCGATCTTGCCGGCGTCATCGCCATCGTCTGCGCGGGCGCGGGCGATATCGGTGTTGCGATGTCGGTTCGCGCAAAGGCGCTGGGCCTGCCCGTCAACGTCATGGACGATCTCGAACACTCCAGCTTCATTTTCCCGGCGATTGTCGATCGTGGCGACGTCGTGGTCGCGGTCGGCACGGGCGGAACGTCGCCGGTGGTGGCACGGCGCGTGCGTGAGAAGATCGAGGCGCTGCTGCCGTCGCGCATCGGCGAGCTCGCCGAGTTCATCGGCGGCTTCCGCAAATCCATCAACGAGCGCATCACCGAGTTTCCGTTGCGCCGCCGCTTCTGGGAGCGCGTCATCGACGGTTCGATCGGCGCCTCCGTGCTCGCCGGCCGCAAGAGCGAGGCGGAAGCCGCGCTTAAGCAGATATCCGATCCGTCCGCCTTCGCGCGTGCCGGCAAGCCGGAAGGCTCCGTCGCGCTGGTCGGTGCCGGCCCCGGCGATCCAGATCTTCTCACCATCAAGGCGCTACGCGCGTTGCAGGATGCCGATATCGTCTTTCATGACGAGTTGGTTTCGCCGGAAATTCTCGACCGCATCCGCCGTGACACCACGCGCGTTCCGGTCGGCCGCCGCGTCGGCAAGCCCGGCATCGGCCAGGACGCCATCAACCGGCGGATGATCGAGGCGGCACGAGCCGGCCAGCGCGTGGTGCGGCTGAAGGGCGGCGATCCCTTCGTGTTCGGCCGCGGCGGCGAAGAGATTGAAGCCTTGCGCGCGGCGGGCGTCGCCTACTCGATTATTCCCGGCATCACCGCTGGGCTCGGCGGCGCCGCCGATTTCGAGGTGCCGCTCACTTACCGTCACGAAGCGACCCGCATCACCTTCCTCACCGCGCACAAGGCGCGCGATGCCGAGACGGTCGACTGGTCGACGCTGACCGACACCAAAATGACCGTCGTCGTCTACATGGGCATGACGGCGGCGCCTGCCGTGCGCGCCGGCCTGTTTGCCGCCGGCCGCTCGCCGGAAACGCCGGTCGGCGTGTTCGCCCGCGTCACGCGTCCCGATGCGCAAGGCGCCATCGGCATGCTTCGCGACCTGCCCGAGCTCGTGCGGCGGACCAATGGTGGTCCTGCCATCCTCATCATCGGCGATGTGGTCCGGCATGCCGGTTCCCTTCGCCGCGAAACCGCCGAGAAAACTCCAAAGCAAATTATCTCTGACCTCCTGGATGCAGCCG